The DNA segment GGAAAGCTCTCTTGGCTCCGGAATGCTGTTTATATATATCGGATTATATCTGGGAATTGTATTTTTGGTATCCAGTGCGGCAGTTCTTGCTTTACAGCAGCTGAGTAATGCGGATGACAATAAGACTACCTATGATATTCTGCGTAAAATAGGTACACCGCAGCGAATGATTAACCGTTCCATATGCGGACAGATTGCCATATATTTTATGCTTCCGTTAAGTCTTGCTGTTGTTCATGCGATGGTGGGAGTTCCCGTGGTATCCAATGCATTCTCCTTCTTGTTTGGACTTCAGGATATGTGGAAAACCAATCTGATGACAGGGGGAATTGTTCTGCTGATCTACGGCTCTTATTTTGTGATTACATATTACGGATATCGTGCGGCTGTACAAAATCCCGCTGGTAAGCAGAGTAAACCTCAGAAATAAAGGACAGAGAAGCGCAGGTTATATGTATAAAAAGGGCGTGGAGGGCATTTGAAAAAAAGGTGAAAAGAAGAGTGGATATCTAATCAATTTGCTGTCATGCATACATGCATGCTCACAGACCGTTTATTTACATCATATACATGGAATGCTGATAATTTCTGTTTTTATATAAATATCCGCTGATTTATTTCTATTACAATGTATACGTAAGAGCGAATATACAAACTGTATGATATGAATCATTTTATAACAACTTGTATTTTACCAGGATGCTGTTGCTGTAGACAAGATTGAAGTGAACCCAATTATTTGGACAACCAAATGAAAGGGGTTCATTTCAGATTGCAGAAAAAGAGCATCCTTTTTTTTGTGCCTTATTCACATGCTTTTTGATAATCGAAGGGAAGATAAGCCTGTTTGTCAACTACTCTGAAATATATTGGGGTATATAGGAACAAAAGCGCTGAGGTCAGCATGAAAAACATATAGTGAAAAGAGCATATTCTGAATGTAAAGCCTTATATAAAAAGAGCAGCTCTGATGAAAAGTCGTATATAAAGGATATCAGCTAGACTTACAATAATATGCAAATAGGGTGAATACAAAAGAGCTGTTGGTTTTGTTAACATACCTACAAATGAAATGAGGGTGATAATGTCAATGAAAGCAGCTTGTATGACAATAGCGTAAAGGAGGAGCTTTTCTTGCGCATTATTTTGGTATGTGCATATAAATCATCATGGTTATTGGACTATGCACAGCGTATACCTGTTGATAGGGGCTAAAGAGCAGAGACTGGCATTGACAGAATTGCATGGAAGCAGTATATTTAGTATGCTAATAATTAGGTTGCTAATAATGGAGGTGGCAGTATGAAAACAGCATTTCACTTTATGATGTTTAAAACATTTCATGCACAGAGAAACCGGATTCGCCAGAATATGCAGGAATTTGGTTTATCTCCTGGTCAGCCAAAGGTCTTACGGTATGTGGCAGCAAACAAGAATTGTATGCTGAAGGATATCGCGGCAGCCTGTGATGTGGAATGTGCGACAGTGTCCCGTATACTTAATAATCTGGAGGAGCAAAAAATGCTGAAGCGCCATGTTGTGGAGACCAATAAGCGCGCGCTTTCCATGCAGATTCTTCCTAAGGGAGAACAGGCGCTGACGGCCTGGGAAACACATTGCCATCAGGTCGAGGAGGAGTCTCTGCAGGGCTTCAGCGAAGAAGAAAAAGAGCAGTTCCGGGAATATCTGGGAAGAATGTATCATAATCTGACTGGTAAAACACTGGAATAAAATAGCAAGGAGGAAAAACAGATGTTAAAACGAATGTGGCCCTATATGAGCCGATATAAAAAATATCTGGCAATCAGTTGTCTTTGTGTTGTTGCGGAGACTGTCTTTGAGCTGATTATACCGATTATTATGGCGGATATCATCGATGTCGGCGTGGCAAATGCAGATAAAAATTACATTCTGATCAAGGGAGCGCAGATGATTATCTGTGCCCTGCTTGCGCTGGTATTGGGAATCTTATATGCGCGTTATGCCGCAACTGCAGGACAGGGCTTTGGTGCAGAGCTGCGCAAGGATGAATTTGCGAAGGTGCAGAGCTTTTCCTTTGCGAATACGGATCACTTTTCCACATCCTCACTGATTACCAGACTGACAAGTGATGTGACCATATTGCAGACAGCAATCAGCAATGGCGTCCGCCCAATTGTCCGCTCACCTGTAATGCTGCTTACTGCACTTTTTCTGACCTTTACCATCAATGCTCAGCTCGCCATCGTATTTCTGATAGCTATTCCGATTCTGGGCATCTCTTTGTTTATCATTGTGCATAAAGTCGGCCCGCTGTATCGTTTAATGCAGGCATCCATTGATAAGGTGAATACCATTGTACAGGAAAATCTGAATGCTATCCGGGTTGTGAAATCGTATGTGCGCGGCAGCTATGAGGAGGAGAAGTTTGAGAAGGTCAATAACAGTCTGCGTTCAGCAAGTGAGCATGCATTTCGCACCTCTGTATGGAATTTACCTCTGTTCCAGCTGGTTATGTATACGACAGTTGTATGTATTATCTGGTTTGGCGGTAACATGATTTTTGCAGGAACGATGAAGGTTGGGGAGCTGACCGGATTTTTAAGCTATGTATTACAGATTTTAAACTCCCTGATGATGATCAGTAACGTATTTCTGATGCTGACAAGATCGATTGCCAGTGGGGAGCGTATCCTTGAGGTTTTGGATGAGGAAGTGGATATTCGTGATCTTCCCCAGGCAGCTGCGGCAGTACAGGGTGGAGAAATAGATTTTGACCATGTGTATTTTAAATATAAGGAGGATGCCGAGGAATATGTATTAAGTGATATCACACTGCATATAGACAGGGGGAGTACGGTTGGCATCCTGGGAGGAACTGGCTCTGCAAAGACAACCCTGGTTCAGCTGATACCAAGACTCTATGATGTCAGTGATGGAGAAATCAGGATTGATGGGCGAAGTGTAAAGGAATACCCCGTAGAACATCTGCGCGATGCTGTAGGCATGGTACTTCAGAAAAACACACTGTTTAGTGGAACGATTCGTGATAATTTGTTGTGGGGAGATGAAAATGCGAGCGATGAGGATATTGCGTGGGCATGTCATATTGCCTGCGTAGACGAGTTTATTAAAAGCTTTCCAAAGGGGTATGATACAGATCTTGGACAGGGTGGTGTCAATGTTTCCGGTGGGCAAAAGCAGCGGCTGTGTATTGCCAGAGCATTGCTGAAGCGACCAAAGGTTTTAATTTTTGATGATTCCACAAGTGCGGTGGATACGGCGACGGAGGCCAGTATCCGGGAAGGTCTTGCTTCCTTAAAGGATACGACGAAAATCATTATTGCACAGCGTGTTACCTCTGTTCAGCATGCTGATCAAATCATTATTCTGGATGATGGAAGAATTCATGCGATTGGTACCCATGAGAGTCTGCTGGAACAGGATCCAATCTATCAGGATATTTATTACTCACAACAGGAAGGAGCTGGTCTATAATGGCAAGGCAGATCACAGGCAAAAAGCCGAAGAATATGAAAAAAACAATACGGACTTTTCTTCGTTATCTGGGTAATCATACATTTGCTCTGTTGTTTGTCGGTGTGCTGGTAATTGTTAGTGCAGGTGCAAATCTGTATGGAACCTATCTATTGAATCCTATCATAGATAACTATATACTTCCACATGATTATGACGGTCTGGCAGCAGCTATTTTGTTTATGGCACTCATGTATGCAGGTGGTGTAGTGTGTACAGCAATATATAAGCAGCTGATGACACATACAGCACAAAGCATTGTTAAAGAAATTCGGGAGGATCTGTTTTCCAAAATGCAGAAGCTGCCGCTTCGTTTCTTTGATTCGAATACGCATGGGGATGTCATGAGCCATTTTACAAATGATTTAGATACGGTACAGGATGCATTGAATAACTGCTTTGATAATCTGATTCAAAGCTTTGTAATGATAACAGGAACGTTGCTTGCTATTTTTATTCTGAATTGGAAGCTGTCACTGATTGTCATGGTCTTTATGGTGATCATGTATCTGATGATTCAGTATTTCAGTAAGAAGAGCAAATATTATTTTTCTCATCAGCAGGCTGCGATGGGAAAGCTGAACGGCTTTATTGAAGAAATGGTAGATGGTGTAAAGGTAGTTAAGGTATTCAATCATGAGAAACAGAACTACGAGGAGTTTGAGCGCCGAAATGAGCGACTGCGCGAGGCGAGCACGGAGGCGTTAACGTATTCGGGAAGAACTATTCCAACGGTTGTCAGTATTTCATATTTCAATTATGCGATCGTTGCATGTATCGGCGGCTTCTTTGCGATAGGTGGGGAAATCGGGCTGGGGGCTTTAGCCTCTTATCTTGTATATGTGCGGCAGACCGCTATGCCAATCAATCAGTTTACGCAGCAGCTGAATTTTATTTTGGCTGCCATGGCTGGTGCAGAGCGTATTTTCGATATGATGGAGGAATGTGAGGAAGTGGATGAGGGACATGTAACGCTGACGCGTATCCGTAAACATGAGGATGGTAGCCTTCATGAATGTCAGGAATATACCGGACACTGGGCTTGGCGGCATCCGCATGAGGATGGCAGTGTGGATCTGGTTGAGCTGTGTGGGGATGTGCGTTTTCATGATGTGATTTTTGGTTATGATCCAGGCGTTCCTGTTTTAAAGGGTATCAATTTGTATGCGAAGCCCGGTCAGAAAATCGCATTTGTAGGCAGTACCGGTGCCGGTAAAACAACGATTACCAATCTGATCAATCGCTTTTATGATATAGAAAGCGGCAGTATCACGTATGATGGTATTGATGTAAAGCTGATTCGTAAGGATGATTTACGCCGCTCTATTTCCATTGTATTGCAGGATACTCATTTATTTACCGGAACGATCGCAGATAATATACGTTATGGTAATCTGCATGCGGATATGGATGATGTAATTCAGGCTGCCAAGCTGGCGAACGCACATAGCTTTATCAAGCGGCTTCCAAAGGGGTATGATACCATGCTAAGTGGCGATGGAGCCAATCTTTCACAGGGACAGCGACAGCTGCTGGCCATTGCTCGGGCTGCTATTGCCAATCCTCCTGTATTGATTTTGGATGAGGCTACAAGCTCGATTGATACACGTACGGAAAAGCTGATTGAGAAGGGGATGGATCGTCTGATGGAAAACCGGACAGTCTTCGTTATAGCACACCGGCTATCTACTGTGCGTAATTCCAATGCGATTATGGTTCTGGATCATGGAGAAATCATTGAGCGTGGAAGTCATGATGAGCTGCTTGCAGATAAAGGAAGATATTATCAGCTTTATACGGGTCAGTTTGAATTGGATTAACGCAAAGGAAAAGCAAATAAAGTGACAGGTATCTCATGAAGGAGTGGGATACCTTATTTATTAGAAGTAAATAGTTATAAAAACTAGATTGACTAATTATGGTGATTATATTATACTGTAAGTGTAATATGAGAATTTAGTTTCGTTCTTTAGAAACAGGAGGTTGTCTAATGAATAAAGAAAAAATTGCTGTCCTCGTCGATACCTGCTGCGATGTTCCTCAGACATTTGTTGAGCAGTACCATATGTATGTTATACCGTTAAAGGTTATTTATAAGGATGCTGAGTATCTGGATGGCGTGGATATTACACCGGAGCAGGTATATCAGGGACTTGAAAAAGAGGTGCCAAAGACATCGCTGCCTAATGGTGAGCAAATCAATCAGATATTTGATCAAATACGCACTGACGGGTATGAAAAGGTAATTGCAATTACCTTATCAAGTGGCCTCAGCGGAACAAATAATATGATTCATCTGATTGCGGATCAGATACCGGATTTGGATGTCTTTATTATGGATACAAAGAATATCTCGATTGGTGGTGGTTTTCATGCAATACAGGCAGCCCGTTATATAGAAGAAGGATTGTCCTTTGAAGAAATCAAAGAAAAGCTTATGCGTGGCATTGCGCAGTGTAAGGTTTTCTTTGTTGTAAAGACACTGGAGTATTTACAGAAAGGCGGCAGAATTGGTCTGGTTGCTTCTCTTTTTGGGAATGCATTAAATCTGAAGCCTATTATTTCCTGTAATGATGAAGGTATTTATTATACAGTTGCCAAGGTAAGGGGAAGACGGCAATCCATAACAAAAACAAAGGATTTAGCTTTGGAGTTTGCGAAAGGGCACCATCGGTATAATATTGCGATTATGCATGGAGATGCGCAGGAGGTTGCTGAAGAAATTCGTGATTGTATTATGGATAGACTTCCTGGGACCGATGTATTTATCATGAAGCAGGTTTCACCAGTACTTGGGGTGCATACCGGCCCGGGTACACTGGGAATCTGCGTACAGATTCTGGATTGATATTTAGAAAAGAACAGAGACACGCTATTTTGAAGTGCTTCTGTTTTTTTATGCAGGTGCGTGGATGTAATTTTGATATTACGTTATGAGCATAGGCAGTGTTTATTTGAAGAAATCATTAGGGACATCATCAAAGCCTGGAGTAATAGACAGCAGACCGTCATGTTTCTTAATGGATGAGTGAGAAAAATATGATGCAGTAATAACCCTAATCATATTGATTGCAGCAAAGTGTATGATTATGAATTTCTTTTGTTTCATTGACGAATGGCGGATGTATCATCATAATAAATCAACAGAAATGATTGTAGAGGGGCATGTAAATAATGAAATTAAATAAACATAAGCAGATCGCACATATAATTCGCATATATGGTTCTCTGTTGTGTGATCCAGGTGGAATGAGGATTAAGTGAATAAGGATTGTTTAAAGATGAAATGTATAAGTGTTGGATATGGTTTTGTTTTTTATTTTACGACAAGCAGAAATCTGAAGAATCGCTTTATATTGAAATTATAGAGTAAAGAAATGCAATTTGGTAATACGAGCAGAAGAGACAGCAGATTGATGGATCATGATACTGGCAAATACCGTGATTTTGTTGGCATTTATCATAATGGCAGGAAGAATAGTCTCTTTTAAAAACATAGCTGAAAAATGCTGAAAAAAAGAAAAATAAATGTTGACTTAATGCGGGTTTGAATATAGAATATTAGTTAGGCACTTATGCCCTTGTAGCCCCGGAAACTACATAGGAGGATATCAACATGCGCCAAACAACATTTGCAAAACCTGCTGAAGTTGAACGTACTTGGTACGTTGTTGACGGAACGGGTAAGACATTAGGTCGTTTAGCTACAGAAGTAGCATCAGTATTAAGAGGTAAACACAAACCTACTTACACACCAAACGTAGACTGTGGTGATTTCGTTATCGTTACAAACGCTGACAAAATCGAACTTACAGGAAACAAGCTGGACACTAAAAAATACTACAACCACTCTGGTTATGCAGGAGGACTTCGTACGCGTACAGCACGTGTTATGAAGGATAACTATACTGTAGAATGGGTCGAAAGAGCTATTTACGGTATGTTGCCTCATACAAAACTGGGTGACAAAATGCGTAGACATCTGTTTGTTTACGAAGGTAGTGAACATCCACACACAGCTCAGAAACCAGTAGAGCTGAAGATCAAGGGTTAGGAGGAATAAGAAATGGCAGCTAAGAAAAATACAGTAACTTACAATGGTACAGGACGCCGTAAAACTTCTGTTGCTCGTGTCTTTATGACTCCGGGTAGTGGTAACATCTCTGTTAATGGTAAAACATTAGAGGAGTATTTGCCACTGGAAACTTTACGTATGGTTGTTCGTTCACCACTTGAATTAACAGAAACTTTAGGTCAGTTTGATATTAAAATCAACGTGCAAGGTGGAGGTTATACAGGTCAGGCTGGTGCAATGCGTCATGGTATCACACGTGCTTTAATGGAAGCTAGTGCTGATTACCGTCCTGCATTGAAAGCAGCAGGATTTGTAACACGTGATTCCCGTATGAAGGAACGTAAGAAATACGGTCTGAAAGCGGCACGTCGTGCACCTCAGTTCTCAAAGAGATAGAAAGTACATACTTTCTACACTCACGTACATTTATGTACACACACGAAAGCCCCATTTTATGGGGTTTTTTTGTTGGTTTCATGAATAGATTTAGAAAGGGTATAGAAATCTATACAGGAAGGCTGTTAAAAAAGGAATACAGTAGAGCAAATGAATGCTCTACATATTCCTTAATGTGGTATATTTATTTTTTGGGATAATAATTTTTCAAAAAGCTCTCTTTAAATTCTTCGAATCGATCCTCAAGAATGGCTTTTCGTATATCCTCTGTAAGGCGAATGATAAAGCGCAAGTTGTGCATGGACGCCAGGTTGAAATATTTTTCTCTATCTTCACTATTCTCTGATTTCCACAATACACGAAGCTGCCCACGTGTCCAGCCGGCTTTACAGGTAGGACAATCACAATTCTCATCAATCGCCAGCGGACTATCTGTGAATTTCGCTAAATTGAAGGTACCGTATTTTGTATATAGCTTCCCATGTCTTGCTTCCCGCGTAGGAGCTACACAATCAAATGTATCAGCACCCATCTCAGTTCCAATCAGGATATCATCAGGATGAGATAAACCAAGCAGATGCCGTGGTTTGGTTTCCGGAAGCTCCTCGCAGCACCATCGCAAAATTTCACCAAGACTTTCCTTTAGAAATGCTCCACCTAATCCATAGCCGTCAAAATCCATGTTAGCGAATTTTTTGGAGGTTGACCGGCGCAGGTCTTCCCAGCGTCCTCCTTGCAAAACTCCATATAAGGACTGATGATAGCCAAGATCATCACAATGCTTTTTATGTTCTTCCAGACTACGAATAGCCCAGCGCTCTGTTCGAGCCAAGGCTTCAACGTTATATTCATAGCTATCGGCTAAGGATGTCAGTTCATCATACGCCATATGGATATCAGCACCAATACGGCACTGTATCTGCATAGATTCCTCAGGGCCTATGAAATCCTCCTCATCAGTGAAGGGATCATGAAACTTGACACCATCTTCACTTACGTGAGCCAGACGATCCTTAGGATCTGCATTGATTACTGCATTTTCCCGTTTCATACTGACAACTTTACCCATTCCAGAGCCCAGTGACATAACTTGAAAACCACCAGAATCCGTTAAAGTCGGGCCATCCCAGCCTGACCATTGAGCTAGTCCTCCATTATCAGCAATTTCAAAGGAAGTATTCCGTAAATGATATCCATTACTAAGCATGGCCTGTGCATTTATCTGATACATATCCTTCATGGATACAAATTTTACTTCGCCTTTTGTACCAACGCACATAAATGCAGGAGTTTTAATATCCCCATGCGGTGTGTGTATGATACCGGCGCGTCCAAGCTTACCTGGAATCCTTTTTGTAATTTCAAAACTAAATGTGTTGTTATTCTTATACTTCGTCATTTGTCATTTTACCTCTTAACTTTTCTGCAATCCATGCTTCCATTGGTGAGAACAAGATCTCAAAGCCAATTCCAATAACATAGGCAAATGCTGCCTGTGCCAAAAATTCTTTAAAGGTTAGAACACCAATAAAGGCAACTGTCTCAAATATGACACAATCGATAATATGTGCAAAGGCGGAAGAACCCAAAGCACGGGCGATAAAACTGGAAGCGAACAGACCGTTTCCGGTTTTCATCTTTGTGAAAATATAATTGTTTAAGATATTTGAACAAACATAGGCACTTAGTGATCCTATAATAATACGTGGTGTGAATCCAAGCACACTTGCCAGTGCGTTCTGCATAGTCCAACCGTCATAGGGTGGTAATGCAATCACGATATAGAATACAATAATTGCAAGTATATTTATAAAAAATCCGGCTAGGATAATATTTTTGGCGTTCTTTTTCCCATAAAATTCAACAATCAAATCCCCGATGATATACGTAATCGGGAACACTACCACACCTCCATCAACTGCGATACCAAAAAAATTCCATAGCTTAACTGCTGCCAGATTTGAAATCAGCAGCGCACTCGCAGAAACTGCTGCGAAATATATTAAAAGCTTTAATTTAAAATTTGACATGAAAGTATTATAACATAAATTTTTCATAATGCGAACAGTTGTAAACGGATGATTTTTATGCTGGGTTTCACTTTCATAGCTTTGTGTGATATGCCAGGTTGAT comes from the Erysipelotrichaceae bacterium 66202529 genome and includes:
- a CDS encoding MarR family transcriptional regulator; this encodes MKTAFHFMMFKTFHAQRNRIRQNMQEFGLSPGQPKVLRYVAANKNCMLKDIAAACDVECATVSRILNNLEEQKMLKRHVVETNKRALSMQILPKGEQALTAWETHCHQVEEESLQGFSEEEKEQFREYLGRMYHNLTGKTLE
- a CDS encoding ATP-binding cassette domain-containing protein, whose product is MLKRMWPYMSRYKKYLAISCLCVVAETVFELIIPIIMADIIDVGVANADKNYILIKGAQMIICALLALVLGILYARYAATAGQGFGAELRKDEFAKVQSFSFANTDHFSTSSLITRLTSDVTILQTAISNGVRPIVRSPVMLLTALFLTFTINAQLAIVFLIAIPILGISLFIIVHKVGPLYRLMQASIDKVNTIVQENLNAIRVVKSYVRGSYEEEKFEKVNNSLRSASEHAFRTSVWNLPLFQLVMYTTVVCIIWFGGNMIFAGTMKVGELTGFLSYVLQILNSLMMISNVFLMLTRSIASGERILEVLDEEVDIRDLPQAAAAVQGGEIDFDHVYFKYKEDAEEYVLSDITLHIDRGSTVGILGGTGSAKTTLVQLIPRLYDVSDGEIRIDGRSVKEYPVEHLRDAVGMVLQKNTLFSGTIRDNLLWGDENASDEDIAWACHIACVDEFIKSFPKGYDTDLGQGGVNVSGGQKQRLCIARALLKRPKVLIFDDSTSAVDTATEASIREGLASLKDTTKIIIAQRVTSVQHADQIIILDDGRIHAIGTHESLLEQDPIYQDIYYSQQEGAGL
- a CDS encoding ATP-binding cassette domain-containing protein, with the translated sequence MARQITGKKPKNMKKTIRTFLRYLGNHTFALLFVGVLVIVSAGANLYGTYLLNPIIDNYILPHDYDGLAAAILFMALMYAGGVVCTAIYKQLMTHTAQSIVKEIREDLFSKMQKLPLRFFDSNTHGDVMSHFTNDLDTVQDALNNCFDNLIQSFVMITGTLLAIFILNWKLSLIVMVFMVIMYLMIQYFSKKSKYYFSHQQAAMGKLNGFIEEMVDGVKVVKVFNHEKQNYEEFERRNERLREASTEALTYSGRTIPTVVSISYFNYAIVACIGGFFAIGGEIGLGALASYLVYVRQTAMPINQFTQQLNFILAAMAGAERIFDMMEECEEVDEGHVTLTRIRKHEDGSLHECQEYTGHWAWRHPHEDGSVDLVELCGDVRFHDVIFGYDPGVPVLKGINLYAKPGQKIAFVGSTGAGKTTITNLINRFYDIESGSITYDGIDVKLIRKDDLRRSISIVLQDTHLFTGTIADNIRYGNLHADMDDVIQAAKLANAHSFIKRLPKGYDTMLSGDGANLSQGQRQLLAIARAAIANPPVLILDEATSSIDTRTEKLIEKGMDRLMENRTVFVIAHRLSTVRNSNAIMVLDHGEIIERGSHDELLADKGRYYQLYTGQFELD
- a CDS encoding DegV family EDD domain-containing protein, with the translated sequence MNKEKIAVLVDTCCDVPQTFVEQYHMYVIPLKVIYKDAEYLDGVDITPEQVYQGLEKEVPKTSLPNGEQINQIFDQIRTDGYEKVIAITLSSGLSGTNNMIHLIADQIPDLDVFIMDTKNISIGGGFHAIQAARYIEEGLSFEEIKEKLMRGIAQCKVFFVVKTLEYLQKGGRIGLVASLFGNALNLKPIISCNDEGIYYTVAKVRGRRQSITKTKDLALEFAKGHHRYNIAIMHGDAQEVAEEIRDCIMDRLPGTDVFIMKQVSPVLGVHTGPGTLGICVQILD
- the rplM gene encoding 50S ribosomal protein L13, with protein sequence MRQTTFAKPAEVERTWYVVDGTGKTLGRLATEVASVLRGKHKPTYTPNVDCGDFVIVTNADKIELTGNKLDTKKYYNHSGYAGGLRTRTARVMKDNYTVEWVERAIYGMLPHTKLGDKMRRHLFVYEGSEHPHTAQKPVELKIKG
- the rpsI gene encoding 30S ribosomal protein S9; protein product: MAAKKNTVTYNGTGRRKTSVARVFMTPGSGNISVNGKTLEEYLPLETLRMVVRSPLELTETLGQFDIKINVQGGGYTGQAGAMRHGITRALMEASADYRPALKAAGFVTRDSRMKERKKYGLKAARRAPQFSKR
- the tgt gene encoding tRNA guanosine(34) transglycosylase Tgt, whose translation is MTKYKNNNTFSFEITKRIPGKLGRAGIIHTPHGDIKTPAFMCVGTKGEVKFVSMKDMYQINAQAMLSNGYHLRNTSFEIADNGGLAQWSGWDGPTLTDSGGFQVMSLGSGMGKVVSMKRENAVINADPKDRLAHVSEDGVKFHDPFTDEEDFIGPEESMQIQCRIGADIHMAYDELTSLADSYEYNVEALARTERWAIRSLEEHKKHCDDLGYHQSLYGVLQGGRWEDLRRSTSKKFANMDFDGYGLGGAFLKESLGEILRWCCEELPETKPRHLLGLSHPDDILIGTEMGADTFDCVAPTREARHGKLYTKYGTFNLAKFTDSPLAIDENCDCPTCKAGWTRGQLRVLWKSENSEDREKYFNLASMHNLRFIIRLTEDIRKAILEDRFEEFKESFLKNYYPKK
- a CDS encoding queuosine precursor transporter; amino-acid sequence: MSNFKLKLLIYFAAVSASALLISNLAAVKLWNFFGIAVDGGVVVFPITYIIGDLIVEFYGKKNAKNIILAGFFINILAIIVFYIVIALPPYDGWTMQNALASVLGFTPRIIIGSLSAYVCSNILNNYIFTKMKTGNGLFASSFIARALGSSAFAHIIDCVIFETVAFIGVLTFKEFLAQAAFAYVIGIGFEILFSPMEAWIAEKLRGKMTNDEV